From one Catenuloplanes nepalensis genomic stretch:
- a CDS encoding ABC transporter ATP-binding protein gives MVGAVALAWRASPPRLLAYLLLHTVAAAVPVLAAVLTKTALDRLAGGAGWESVIWPVTALALAGVLVTALPRTADHLAAVLGRRVGRLATDRLYATVDTFVGLGRYEDPRFLDRLRLAGDAARITPNRVVDGLLGVAGGALTVIGFVVSLAVLSPVVAVVLVAAAVPVLVAELWLSRRRARMVWEINPGERREMFYAQLLTGLEAAKEIRLYGAGGFLRGRMMREREAADAARDRTGRVELVVDGGLTVLAAVIAGAGLIWTVRSAAAGASTVGDVSMFVAAVAGVQGALRAVAGSLALTYDSLLLHGHYEAVIRSGPDLVVPAKVPAPVASERGIVLRDVWFRYGPGLPWALAGVDLHIPAGRSLALVGRNGAGKSTLVKLLCRFYDPCRGSIRWDGVDLRDFDPAELRRRIGAVFQDYASYDLTARENIGIGDLARSDDPARVPDAARSAGIHEALERLPDGYDSWLSRTFTARGADAAGPGVLLSGGQWQRLALARALMRDDAQLMILDEPSSGLDAEAEHEIHTMLVAHRAGRTSLLISHRLGAIRAADTIAVLDAGRVAELGTHDGLVAAGGVYAHLFGLQSRGYRTDRDPAEAAAS, from the coding sequence GTGGTCGGGGCGGTGGCGCTCGCCTGGCGCGCGTCACCGCCCCGGCTCCTCGCCTACCTGCTGCTGCACACGGTCGCCGCGGCCGTCCCGGTGCTGGCCGCGGTGCTGACCAAGACCGCGCTGGACCGGCTCGCCGGAGGCGCCGGCTGGGAGTCGGTGATCTGGCCGGTCACCGCCCTGGCCCTGGCCGGGGTACTGGTCACGGCGCTTCCCCGGACGGCCGACCATCTCGCCGCCGTGCTGGGCCGGCGGGTGGGACGGCTGGCCACGGATCGCCTGTACGCCACCGTCGACACGTTCGTCGGACTGGGCCGCTACGAGGACCCGCGCTTCCTCGACCGGCTCCGGCTGGCCGGGGACGCCGCGCGGATCACACCCAACCGGGTCGTCGACGGCCTGCTCGGCGTGGCTGGGGGCGCGCTCACCGTGATCGGCTTCGTGGTGTCGCTCGCCGTGCTGAGCCCGGTGGTCGCCGTGGTGCTGGTCGCCGCCGCCGTACCGGTGCTGGTCGCCGAGTTGTGGCTGAGCCGGCGCCGGGCCCGGATGGTGTGGGAGATCAACCCGGGTGAGCGGCGGGAGATGTTCTACGCGCAGCTGCTGACCGGGTTGGAGGCGGCCAAGGAGATCCGGCTGTACGGTGCCGGCGGGTTTCTGCGTGGCCGGATGATGCGCGAGCGGGAGGCAGCCGACGCAGCCCGAGACCGTACCGGCCGGGTGGAGCTGGTGGTCGACGGCGGCCTGACCGTGCTCGCCGCGGTGATCGCCGGAGCGGGTCTGATCTGGACGGTGCGGTCCGCCGCCGCCGGTGCGTCGACCGTCGGCGACGTGTCGATGTTCGTCGCGGCGGTCGCGGGCGTGCAGGGCGCGCTCCGGGCGGTCGCCGGCTCGCTCGCGCTCACCTACGACTCGCTGCTGCTGCACGGCCATTACGAGGCGGTCATCCGGTCCGGTCCCGATCTCGTGGTGCCGGCGAAGGTGCCCGCGCCCGTCGCGAGTGAGCGCGGCATCGTGCTGCGCGACGTGTGGTTCCGTTACGGTCCCGGTCTGCCCTGGGCGCTGGCCGGCGTGGACCTGCACATCCCGGCGGGCCGGTCGCTGGCGCTGGTGGGCCGCAACGGTGCGGGCAAGAGCACGCTGGTGAAGCTGCTGTGCCGGTTCTACGACCCGTGCCGCGGCTCGATCCGGTGGGACGGCGTGGACCTGCGCGACTTCGACCCGGCCGAGTTGCGCCGCCGGATCGGCGCGGTGTTCCAGGACTACGCCTCTTACGACCTGACCGCGCGGGAGAACATCGGCATCGGTGACCTGGCCCGCTCGGACGACCCGGCCCGGGTGCCGGATGCCGCCCGGTCGGCCGGGATCCACGAGGCGCTCGAGCGTCTGCCGGACGGTTACGACTCGTGGCTGAGCCGTACGTTCACGGCCCGGGGTGCGGACGCCGCCGGTCCGGGGGTGCTGCTCTCCGGCGGCCAGTGGCAGCGGCTCGCCCTGGCCCGCGCGCTGATGCGCGACGACGCCCAGCTCATGATTCTCGACGAGCCCAGCTCCGGGCTGGACGCCGAGGCGGAACACGAGATCCACACCATGCTGGTCGCGCACCGTGCCGGGCGGACCAGTCTGCTCATCTCGCATCGCCTCGGCGCGATCCGGGCCGCGGACACCATCGCGGTGCTCGACGCCGGCCGCGTCGCCGAGCTGGGCACCCACGACGGGCTCGTCGCGGCGGGTGGCGTCTACGCGCACCTGTTCGGCCTGCAATCCCGGGGATATCGCACCGATCGGGATCCGGCCGAGGCGGCGGCGTCGTGA
- a CDS encoding TlpA family protein disulfide reductase, which produces MSVLGVAVVMVGLVAAVNLILTTAVIRRLRVLAEQTTDPHPARFPAQAILPPGERVGEFAVEDAAGAALSHTDLAGSVLAGFFTPGCEPCQALLPRFADRAGALPAIGWQALAVIVVDPDDDVDEYRRLLAPVARVVVEAPHGPVQTAFGADAYPALAVVDPDRTIVASGTDATVLEALPVRSAVATGA; this is translated from the coding sequence ATGTCAGTTCTGGGCGTGGCCGTCGTCATGGTCGGCCTTGTCGCGGCCGTGAATCTGATTCTGACGACGGCCGTGATCCGGCGGCTTCGTGTGCTGGCCGAGCAGACCACGGATCCGCATCCCGCCCGCTTCCCGGCCCAGGCGATCCTCCCGCCCGGCGAGCGGGTGGGTGAGTTCGCCGTGGAGGACGCGGCCGGCGCGGCGTTGTCCCACACCGACCTCGCCGGGTCGGTGCTGGCCGGATTCTTCACTCCCGGGTGCGAGCCGTGCCAGGCGCTACTGCCGCGGTTCGCCGACCGGGCCGGCGCGTTGCCGGCGATCGGCTGGCAGGCGCTGGCCGTCATCGTCGTCGACCCCGATGATGACGTCGACGAGTACCGCCGTCTGCTCGCTCCCGTCGCCAGGGTGGTGGTCGAGGCGCCGCACGGACCGGTGCAGACCGCGTTCGGGGCCGACGCGTACCCGGCGCTCGCCGTCGTCGACCCGGACCGCACGATCGTCGCCTCCGGCACCGACGCGACGGTGCTGGAAGCGCTGCCGGTGCGTTCGGCGGTGGCGACGGGCGCATGA
- a CDS encoding S26 family signal peptidase, translated as MTAIAAVTVAILAAAGGGLGWARRRLIVVTVVGMSMSPAYRAGDRLLVRRVPVRRLRIGQVVVVRYPDRAGRRSRRTGDARPEWIVKRIRALPGDPMPGDVRAASDEDDSVVPPGRLVVLGDNAESSDDSRQFGPVPSTEVIGAVLRRLSATGRH; from the coding sequence GTGACCGCGATCGCCGCGGTGACGGTCGCGATCCTGGCCGCGGCCGGTGGCGGGCTCGGGTGGGCGCGACGGCGGCTGATCGTCGTGACGGTGGTGGGAATGAGCATGTCGCCGGCGTACCGCGCCGGTGACCGGCTGCTGGTGCGGCGGGTTCCCGTGCGAAGGCTGCGGATCGGGCAGGTCGTGGTGGTCCGCTATCCGGACCGTGCTGGCCGGCGGTCGCGGCGCACCGGAGACGCCCGCCCGGAATGGATCGTCAAGCGGATCCGCGCACTGCCCGGGGACCCGATGCCCGGCGACGTGCGAGCGGCGTCCGATGAGGACGATTCAGTGGTGCCGCCCGGTCGCCTGGTCGTGCTCGGCGACAACGCCGAGAGCAGCGACGACTCGCGCCAGTTCGGCCCCGTTCCATCGACCGAGGTGATCGGCGCGGTGCTGCGCAGACTGTCCGCCACCGGACGGCATTGA